From Bacteroides uniformis:
CGATGCTCGGCTTCAAAGTTTCCGCTCCTTTCTTCCACTTGGCAGGGCAGACTTCTCCATCGTGTGTGGCAACAAACTGTGCAGCTTCTACCTTGCGCAGCAGCTCGTCGGCATTGCGTCCGATGTTGTTGTCCTGTATCTCGGCAATCTTGATTTTACCCTCGGGATTTACGAGGAATGTGCCGCGATATGCCATGCCTTCCTCTTCAATCATCACGCCGAATGCGCGGCTCAGTACGCCTGTGGGGTCGGCAAGCATGGGGTACTTAATCTTGCGGATGCTTTCGGAAGCATCGTGCCATGCCTTGTGCACAAAGTGCGAGTCTGTGCTTACAGAATATACTTCTACGCCCATTGCTTGGAATTGGTCATATTTCTCTGCGATGTCTACCAGCTCGGTAGGGCATACGAAGGTAAAGTCTGCCGGATAGAAGAAGAAAATGGCCCATTTACCTTTTACGTCTTCGTGGGATACTGTTTTGAAACTTCCGTTTTGGAAAGCCTGAACCTTGAATTCAGGGAGTTGTGAGTTGATGATCGGTTCCATAATTTTTCTCTTTTAATAGGTTTAGTTTTTTGTTTTACCAATGCGAAGATTGTGCAGACAG
This genomic window contains:
- the ahpC gene encoding alkyl hydroperoxide reductase subunit C, translating into MEPIINSQLPEFKVQAFQNGSFKTVSHEDVKGKWAIFFFYPADFTFVCPTELVDIAEKYDQFQAMGVEVYSVSTDSHFVHKAWHDASESIRKIKYPMLADPTGVLSRAFGVMIEEEGMAYRGTFLVNPEGKIKIAEIQDNNIGRNADELLRKVEAAQFVATHDGEVCPAKWKKGAETLKPSIDLVGKI